One genomic window of Metopolophium dirhodum isolate CAU chromosome 4, ASM1992520v1, whole genome shotgun sequence includes the following:
- the LOC132943250 gene encoding uncharacterized protein LOC132943250, which yields MFSRKNLFTELFIKSLSSANTNHYFKTLNQVKNHSTFHKWTLDYFRNQPPYNKFVLKESITKDKKSLYSPINLNTTATDELLMNYFSLKHVSHYEIDKELANRVNDMSINQILALMDGCLSGKTQLHKNSRSFKKCIELMNELWFRRPDLTTSQTIQLIYYVSIYKNKTRQVVEFGLQKLMNEIDYLKKITDEELSVIAVATYKTSAKVYDKMLRIFAYRVERNLDNLIQNPLNFVSIIKPLKRAKYHDPVLLTQLIKAFSSNKNNKVLEDVTSSIHLLTYFADANCGEVDFLQQLIDSIGNIMIKDHLKHYRIKDVSNYVFSASYLGLIPKNPNVCKMIINFLEDIFNSKEKCEKMSKTLIGMCLSMWMLNYKPIQLMQFMFFKVPVAALRMPNAHKQDNRLNLLLTCVHIEQPDLIMGYQLIDEQTTNSMPDPYKHLAERPFLVMVYQSLQKLYHELDIMNVEYIFSIPYLRILGIKIIRTNGEIIYVEVLDSSNCLYDTLIPNGMMKLKFRLESKLNFFVIKVNHDENKLQNPIALKHHLKSLLSNK from the exons atgttttcaagaaaaaatctttttacagaactttttattaagtcaTTAAGTTCAGCTAatacaaatcattattttaaaacattaaatcaaGTTAAAAATCATTCGACATTTCATAAATGGACATTAGATTATTTCAGAAACCAACCACCCTACAATAAGTTTGTATTAAAAGAATCTATAACTAAAGACAAAAAATCTCTTTACAGccctattaatttaaatacaactgCTACTGACGAATTACTTATGaactatttttcattaaaacatgTTTCCCACTATGAAATTGATAAAGAACTAGCAAATCGAGTAAATGATATGTCAATCAATCAGATACTTGCATTAATGGATGGCTGTTTATCTGGAAAAACCCAGTTACACAAAAACTCAagatcatttaaaaaatgtattgaattaatGAATGAATTATGGTTTCGAAGACCTGACTTAACTACTTCACAAACTATACAGTTGATTTATTATGtcagtatatacaaaaataagacAAGACAAGTAGTAGAGTTTGGATTACAGAAACTAATGAACGAAAtcgattatttgaaaaaaataactgatgAAGAATTAAGTGTTATAGCTGTAGCAACATACAAAACTAGTGCTAAAGTTTATGATAAAATGCTGAGAATATTTGCCTACAGAGTTGAAAGAAACTTAGATAATCTCATACAAAATCCTTTAAATTTTGTGTCTATAATTAAGCCACTTAAAAGAGCAAAGTATCATGACCCTGTATTGTTAACCCAACTGATAAAGGCTTTtagtagtaataaaaataacaaagtcTTAGAAGATGTGACTAGTAGCATTCATCTTCTTACATACTTTGCAGATGCAAATTGTGGTGAAGTAGACTTTTTGCAACAATTGATTGATtctattggaaatattatg atTAAAGATCATTTAAAACATTACCGAATCAAAGATGTTTCCAACTATGTTTTTTCAGCCAGTTACTTGGGTCTAATTCCAAAGAATCCTAATGTgtgtaaaatgattattaatttcttaGAGGACATTTTTAACTCTAaagaaaaatgtgaaaaaatgtCCAAAACATTAATAGGAATGTGTTTATCAATGTGGATGTTGAATTATAAACCAATACAATTAATGcagtttatgttttttaaagtaCCTGTTGCAGCTTTAAGAA tgcCTAATGCTCACAAACAAGATAATAGACTCAATCTTTTGTTAACATGTGTTCATATTGAACAGCCCGATTTAATAATGGGATATCAATTAATTGATGAACAAACCACTAATTCCATGCCTGATCCTTACAAACATTTAGCGGAACGTCCATTCTTGGTAATGGTGTATCAATCCctacaaaaattatatcatgaaTTGGATATAATGAATGTAGAATATATTTTCAGTATACCTTACTTGAGGATATTAGGAATAAAAATCATTAGAACAAATGG AGAAATTATTTATGTAGAAGTTTTGGACAGTAGTAATTGTCTTTATGATACATTAATTCCAAATGGTATGATGAAACTCAAATTTCGCCTTGAgtcaaagttaaatttttttgttattaaa GTGAACCATGATGAAAATAAATTGCAGAATCCAATAGCATTGAAACACCACTTGAAATCATTACTATCcaacaaataa
- the LOC132943251 gene encoding E3 ubiquitin-protein ligase rnf8-B-like, which translates to MSQKFLNSFNILEEYENVHAKWCAELIANGRQTLQSICNIIDNDLLTNLMDSFMKFVSLLAQCHPNSLSHEKVTYKPSDITSKQQNESQDLLPKNDIIKMMNSDLQCPICNEWLFKATSANCNHTFCETCIKKWLKINKTCPVCRTSIQYTSTSIAVDNFMTNLCHLFGGFTKERRESIMNAHIDDTKNKTNADVAINELIIDPVIGLNINESIEEDTFIIQNDTTLTMLHPNEARLIPCPQTPISRENSRQPIVSSNIPHPNTVRLLPFPQSSVASMASPRSNRLQPTSLTYLTGSHFNRFQPTTSTSVFSPRVNRFQPTSPVSVVSPRINRIHPTTSTSVANSNIYRLRTNANIGSSSRYHSNIGGLPCHQTNPPLKTQNIRYY; encoded by the exons ATGTctcaaaagtttttaaatagttttaacatACTTGAAGAGTATGAAAATGTTCATGCTAAATGGTGTGCTGAATTAATAGCAAATGGACGACAAACACTGCAatcaatatgtaatattattgataatgatCTACTAACAAATTTGATGGACagttttatgaaatttgtttCATTACTTGCTCAATGTCATCCTAATTCATTATCACATGAAAAAGTCACATATAAACCAAGTGAT atAACTTCAAAACAACAAAATGAAAGCCAAGATTTATTAccaaaaaatgatattattaagatGATGAATAGTGATCTCCAATGTCCAATTTGTAACGAATGGctatttaaa gcaACTTCTGCAAATTGCAATCATACATTTTGTGAAACATGCATcaaaaaatggttaaaaataaataaaacatgtccAGTTTGCCGTACATCTATTCAATATACTTCAACTTCTATAGCAGTAGACAATTTTATGACAAATTTGTGTCACTTATTTGGCGGTTTTACCAAGGAACGGCGAGAATCAATAATGAATGctcatatag atgatacgaaaaataaaaccaatgcTGATGTTGCAATCAATGAACTAATTATTGATCCCGTTattggtttaaatattaatgagtcAATTGAAGAAGATACATTTATTATCCAAAACGACACTACTTTAACAATGTTACATCCCAATGAGGCCCGTTTAATACCTTGTCCTCAAACACCTATATCTAGAGAGAATTCAAGACAACCAATAGTTAGCTCAAATATACCTCATCCTAACACAGTTCGATTATTACCTTTTCCTCAATCATCTGTAGCATCTATGGCTAGCCCACGTTCTAATCGCCTTCAACCAACATCCTTGACATATTTGACCGGCTCACATTTCAATCGTTTTCAGCCAACTACTTCAACATCTGTATTTAGTCCACGTGTTAATCGTTTTCAACCCACTTCTCCAGTATCTGTGGTCAGTCCGCGTATTAATCGTATTCATCCAACAACGTCAACATCTGTTGCCAACTCAAATATTTATCGCCTTAGAACTAATGCAAATATTGGTTCATCATCAAGATATCATTCAAATATAGGCGGTTTACCATGCCATCAGACAAATCCTccattaaaaacacaaaatatcagatattattaa
- the LOC132943387 gene encoding exosome RNA helicase MTR4 isoform X1 gives MDDFGDDLFDDFEKPSANSFSAGVQKSNDDKHNADDNTTKRSLQLSDDEDDNSKKTKNPDELSALDLEVSAPRIKIFAVESLDGESCTHEIALPLNFDYIPLNRDTNRKPAKVYEFDLDPFQKEAIVCIENNQSVLVSAHTSAGKTVVAEYSIALSLRESKRVIYTTPIKALSNQKYREFHEEFVDVGLITGDVTINPSASCLIMTTEILRSMLYRGSEILKEVGWVIFDEIHYMRDKERGYVWEETLILLPDNVRLVFLSATIPNARQFAEWVAHLHNQPCHVVYTEYRPTPLQHYLYPAGGEGLHLIVDENNKFREDNFAAAMNVLSTVTQPVKHWGQPNRPTANNPDNESNCFKLVKMIMERNFAPVIVFSFSKKDCENYAMQMSKLDFTSDTEKGLIDKLFENATKVLSDEDRKLPAVINIIPLIRRGIGIHHGGLLPILKETIEILFGEGLLKVLYATETFAMGLNMPARTVLFTAPRKFDGKERRFITSGEYIQMSGRAGRRGLDDKGIVMLIIDEKVSPDTVRNIVQGKPDSLNSAFHLTYNMVLNLMRVEEIDPEYMLERSFFQFQNQSAIPELVEKVKELSLDKNKIIINNEFDVRSYFLIRQQLEDLGKQYHSFITDPKNLVPFCNPGRLVKIKKNDVDFGWGVIVNFKSVMKSKHEGGGIGEAILNVLLNLEQSVENTEEEPIPCAPGKLGEPEIINIRHNMVEDLSSLRLNKMPNDLKSRDSRMLLYNNVKEVLQRCSTDIPLLDPINDMNIKDAEFDKVIDQIEKFESRLFAHPLHEKEDVDELYNQYLEKDKVDRELLKSKTELKKARSLMQMDDLKCRKRILRRMGYCTAGEVIETKGRIACELSSADELLMTELIFNGVFNDLSVPQTVALLSCFVCDEKSNELPAKTAELAGPLRKMQELARKIAKVCKDAKLDIEEDSYVEGFKPFLMDVCYEWCRGATFYQICQMTDIFEGSIIRAMRRLEEILRQLIQASKSIGNTDLENKFSESVKIVKRDIVFAASLYL, from the exons atggATGATTTCGGTGACGATTTATTTGATGATTTTGAAAAACCATCTGCCAATTCTTTTTCTGCTGGAGTACAGAAATCCAATGATGATAAACACAATGCTGACGATAA CACCACAAAACGATCATTACAGCTATCTGATGATGAAGATGATAATTCAAAAAAGACAAAAAATCCAGATGAATTATCAGCTTTAGa ccTTGAGGTGTCGGCTcccagaataaaaatatttgctgtAGAATCTCTTGATGGAGAATCATGTACACACGAAATTGCTCTTccattaaattttgattatatacCATTAAATAGAGATACCAATAGAAAACCAGCCAAAGTATATGAATTTGATTTAGATCCTTTTCAGAAAGAAGCTattgtttgtattgaaaataatcaatcTGTTCTTGTATCAGCTCATACATCTGCTGGTAAAACTGTAGTTGCCga atacaGTATAGCTTTGTCTTTAAGAGAATCAAAACGTGTAATTTATACCACACCTATAAAAGCATTAAGTAATCAAAAATATCGAGAATTTCACGAAGAGTTTGTTGATGTTGGTCTTATCACGGGTGATGTTACTATTAATCCATCAGCTAGTTGTCTTATCATGACAACAGaa ATTCTTCGTTCTATGTTGTATCGTGGTTCAGAGATCTTAAAAGAAGTAGGATGggtaatatttgatgaaattcaTTACATGCGTGACAAAGAACGTGGTTATGTTTGGGAAGagactttaatattattgccaGATAATGTGCGCTTGGTATTTTTGTCTGCTACTATACCTAATGCTAGACAGTTTGCAGAATGGGTAGCTCATTTGCACAATCAACCGTGCCATGTAGTATATACTGAATATAGACCCACGCCATTACAACATTACTTATATCCTGCTGGTGGTGAAGGTTTACATCTTATAGTAGATGAAAAT aacaaATTTCGAGAAGACAATTTTGCAGCAGCTATGAATGTTTTATCTACTGTTACTCAACCAGTTAAACATTGGGGACAGCCAAATCGACCCACAGCTAACAATCCAGATAATGAATCAAATTGCTTCAAGTTAGTTAAAATGATCATGGAACGAAATTTTGCCCCAGTAATTGTATTTTCATTCAGTAAAAAGGATTGTGAAAACTATGCCATGCAAATGTCTAAATTAGATTTCACTTcgg ATACTGAAAAGGggttaattgataaattatttgaaaatgctaCAAAAGTATTGTCAGATGAAGATCGTAAACTACCAgcagttataaatataataccattaattCGTAGAGGCATTGGTATTCATCATggag gTCTATTACCGATCTTAAAAGAAACTATAGAAATTTTGTTTGGTGAAGGATTACTAAAAGTTTTATATGCTACTGAAACATTTGCCATGGGCCTAAATATGCCTGCAAGAACAGTTTTATTTACTGCTCCTCGAAAATTTGATGGCAAAGAAAGACGATTt ataacatCAGGAGAATATATACAGATGTCTGGCCGAGCTGGTAGACGAGGATTAGATGACAAAGGGATTGTTATGTTGATAATTGATGAGAAAGTTAGTCCAGACACTGTCAGGAACATCGTACAAGGAAAGCCTGATTCACTTAATTCTGCATTTCATTTAACATACAACatggttttgaatttaatgcGTGTAGAAGAAATCGATCCAGAGTATATGTTAGAGAGAAGCTTTTTCCAATTTCAAAATCAATCTGCAATACCAGAATTAGTTGAAA aagtAAAAGAATTATCacttgataaaaacaaaataataataaacaatgaattTGATGTAAGGTCATACTTTTTAATTCGTCAACAGTTAGAAGATTTAGGAAAacaatatcattcttttataaCAGACCCCAAAAATTTAGTTCCTTTTTGTAATCCAGGAAGACTTGTTAAG attaagaAGAATGATGTAGATTTTGGCTGGGGTGTTATTGTCAATTTCAAATCTGTAATGAAGAGTAAACATGAAGGTGGTGGTATTGGCGAAGCAATATTAAATGTGCTATTAAATTTAGAACAATCTGTTGAAAACACAGAAGAAGAGCCAATACCTTGTGCTCCTGGGAAGTTAGGAGAAcctgaaattattaatatcagaCATAACATGGTTGAAGATTTAAGTTCTCTACGGTTAAACAAAATGCCAAATGATTTAAAATCTCGTGATTCTCGAATgttactgtataataatgtaaaa gaAGTTTTACAAAGATGTTCGACTGATATTCCTTTGTTAGATCCAATTAATGACATGAATATCAAAGATGCAGAATTTGATAAAGTAATTgatcaaattgaaaaatttgaaagtaGATTATTTGCTCATCCATTACACGAAAAAGAAGATGTTGATGAactttataatcaatatttggAAAAAGACAAA gTGGATCGAGaacttttaaaatctaaaactgAATTAAAGAAAGCCAGATCACTCATGCAAATGGATGATCTCAAATGCAGAAAACGCATATTGAGGCGAATGGGCTACTGCACCGCTGGAGAAGTTATAGAAACTAAAGGAAGAATAGCATGTGAATTAAGcag tgCTGATGAATTATTAATgactgaattaatatttaatggtgTGTTCAATGATTTATCAGTACCTCAGACGGTGGCATTACTTAGTTGTTTTGTATGTGACGAAAAAAGTAATGAATTGCCCGCAAAAACTGCTGAATTAGCAGGGCCTTTAAGAAAAATGcag gaaCTTGCAAGAAAAATAGCTAAAGTTTGTAAAGATGCTAAATTAGATATTGAGGAAGATTCCTATGTTGAAGGctttaaaccatttttaatggaTGTTTGTTACGAGTGGTGTCGAGGTGctacattttatcaaatatgcCAAATGACTGATATATTTgaag GAAGTATAATACGAGCAATGAGACGTTTAGAAGAAATATTGAGACAATTAATCCAAGCATCCAAAAGTATTGGCAACACTGACCTTGAAAATAAATTCAGTGAATCTGTTAAGATTGTTAAAAGAGATATTGTATTTGCAGCCAgtctttatttataa
- the LOC132942366 gene encoding cyclin-dependent kinase-like 2, whose product MSSKIVNLHSNRYKPIEVIGQGSYGIVMKCKDQLTNEVVAIKKITDSYFYMPEVLREFMILKILNKHINVIRLLNIFRIKSCLYIVFPYMDYNMCQYINKYHPNGLGYDLTKEFMIQIISGIDYMHRNYVVHRDIKPENILITKNGLIKICDLGISKMLCALSFKAEPIMTPDMGTIWYQAPEMLLGTQKYGPEIDIWSLGIVFIQCTSGHPIITQETSIEQYQSIVKFFGVSIKDQKYLNRKIKKINKVVSIKYIRNNTLKNVRMALNSNFPQWPIDLIEIVSKCLEFIPSKRKTTKSLLKTSYFVNGTFLKSFKDNLNNKL is encoded by the exons ATGAGtagtaaaattgttaatttacatAGTAATAGATACAAGCCCATTGAAGTAATAGGCCAAGGATCATATGGTATTGTGATGAAATGCAAGGATCAGCTAACAAATGAAGTTGTTGCAATAAAGAAAATAACAGATTCCTATTTCTATATGCCTGAAGTATTACGTGAATTTATGatacttaaaatacttaataaacacataaatgTGATaagacttttaaatattttccgtATAAAAAGTTGTTTGTACATTGTATTTCCATACATGGATTATAATATGTGTCAgtacattaataaatatcatcCAAATGGCCTGGGATATGATTTAACAAAAGAATTTATGATACAA ATAATCAGTGGTATTGATTACATGCACAGAAATTATGTTGTACACAGAGATATTAAACCAGAAAATATACTGATTACGAAAAATGGTCTAATAAAAATTTGTGATTTgggtatttcaaaaatgttatgtgCACTGTCATTTAAGGCAGAACCAATTATGACACCAGATATGGGTACTATATGGTACCAAGCACCAGAAATGTTACTTGGAACACAAAAATATGGTCCTGAAATTGATATTTGGTCTTTAG GTATAGTATTTATACAATGTACGAGTGGCCATCCGATCATAACTCAAGAGACATCTATTGAACAATATCAatcaattgttaaattttttggGGTATCAATTAAAgatcaaaagtatttaaataggaaaataaagaaaattaataaagttgTTTCAATAAAGTATATCAGaaacaatacattaaaaaatgttagaatGGCATTAAATAGCAACTTCCCTCAATGGCCGATTgatttaatagaaatagtatcaAAATGTTTAGAATTCATACCATCAAAACGGAAAACTACAAAATCTTTGTTAAAAACATCATACTTTGTAAatggaacatttttaaaatcatttaaagataatcttaacaataaattataa
- the LOC132943387 gene encoding exosome RNA helicase MTR4 isoform X2, whose product MTTEILRSMLYRGSEILKEVGWVIFDEIHYMRDKERGYVWEETLILLPDNVRLVFLSATIPNARQFAEWVAHLHNQPCHVVYTEYRPTPLQHYLYPAGGEGLHLIVDENNKFREDNFAAAMNVLSTVTQPVKHWGQPNRPTANNPDNESNCFKLVKMIMERNFAPVIVFSFSKKDCENYAMQMSKLDFTSDTEKGLIDKLFENATKVLSDEDRKLPAVINIIPLIRRGIGIHHGGLLPILKETIEILFGEGLLKVLYATETFAMGLNMPARTVLFTAPRKFDGKERRFITSGEYIQMSGRAGRRGLDDKGIVMLIIDEKVSPDTVRNIVQGKPDSLNSAFHLTYNMVLNLMRVEEIDPEYMLERSFFQFQNQSAIPELVEKVKELSLDKNKIIINNEFDVRSYFLIRQQLEDLGKQYHSFITDPKNLVPFCNPGRLVKIKKNDVDFGWGVIVNFKSVMKSKHEGGGIGEAILNVLLNLEQSVENTEEEPIPCAPGKLGEPEIINIRHNMVEDLSSLRLNKMPNDLKSRDSRMLLYNNVKEVLQRCSTDIPLLDPINDMNIKDAEFDKVIDQIEKFESRLFAHPLHEKEDVDELYNQYLEKDKVDRELLKSKTELKKARSLMQMDDLKCRKRILRRMGYCTAGEVIETKGRIACELSSADELLMTELIFNGVFNDLSVPQTVALLSCFVCDEKSNELPAKTAELAGPLRKMQELARKIAKVCKDAKLDIEEDSYVEGFKPFLMDVCYEWCRGATFYQICQMTDIFEGSIIRAMRRLEEILRQLIQASKSIGNTDLENKFSESVKIVKRDIVFAASLYL is encoded by the exons ATGACAACAGaa ATTCTTCGTTCTATGTTGTATCGTGGTTCAGAGATCTTAAAAGAAGTAGGATGggtaatatttgatgaaattcaTTACATGCGTGACAAAGAACGTGGTTATGTTTGGGAAGagactttaatattattgccaGATAATGTGCGCTTGGTATTTTTGTCTGCTACTATACCTAATGCTAGACAGTTTGCAGAATGGGTAGCTCATTTGCACAATCAACCGTGCCATGTAGTATATACTGAATATAGACCCACGCCATTACAACATTACTTATATCCTGCTGGTGGTGAAGGTTTACATCTTATAGTAGATGAAAAT aacaaATTTCGAGAAGACAATTTTGCAGCAGCTATGAATGTTTTATCTACTGTTACTCAACCAGTTAAACATTGGGGACAGCCAAATCGACCCACAGCTAACAATCCAGATAATGAATCAAATTGCTTCAAGTTAGTTAAAATGATCATGGAACGAAATTTTGCCCCAGTAATTGTATTTTCATTCAGTAAAAAGGATTGTGAAAACTATGCCATGCAAATGTCTAAATTAGATTTCACTTcgg ATACTGAAAAGGggttaattgataaattatttgaaaatgctaCAAAAGTATTGTCAGATGAAGATCGTAAACTACCAgcagttataaatataataccattaattCGTAGAGGCATTGGTATTCATCATggag gTCTATTACCGATCTTAAAAGAAACTATAGAAATTTTGTTTGGTGAAGGATTACTAAAAGTTTTATATGCTACTGAAACATTTGCCATGGGCCTAAATATGCCTGCAAGAACAGTTTTATTTACTGCTCCTCGAAAATTTGATGGCAAAGAAAGACGATTt ataacatCAGGAGAATATATACAGATGTCTGGCCGAGCTGGTAGACGAGGATTAGATGACAAAGGGATTGTTATGTTGATAATTGATGAGAAAGTTAGTCCAGACACTGTCAGGAACATCGTACAAGGAAAGCCTGATTCACTTAATTCTGCATTTCATTTAACATACAACatggttttgaatttaatgcGTGTAGAAGAAATCGATCCAGAGTATATGTTAGAGAGAAGCTTTTTCCAATTTCAAAATCAATCTGCAATACCAGAATTAGTTGAAA aagtAAAAGAATTATCacttgataaaaacaaaataataataaacaatgaattTGATGTAAGGTCATACTTTTTAATTCGTCAACAGTTAGAAGATTTAGGAAAacaatatcattcttttataaCAGACCCCAAAAATTTAGTTCCTTTTTGTAATCCAGGAAGACTTGTTAAG attaagaAGAATGATGTAGATTTTGGCTGGGGTGTTATTGTCAATTTCAAATCTGTAATGAAGAGTAAACATGAAGGTGGTGGTATTGGCGAAGCAATATTAAATGTGCTATTAAATTTAGAACAATCTGTTGAAAACACAGAAGAAGAGCCAATACCTTGTGCTCCTGGGAAGTTAGGAGAAcctgaaattattaatatcagaCATAACATGGTTGAAGATTTAAGTTCTCTACGGTTAAACAAAATGCCAAATGATTTAAAATCTCGTGATTCTCGAATgttactgtataataatgtaaaa gaAGTTTTACAAAGATGTTCGACTGATATTCCTTTGTTAGATCCAATTAATGACATGAATATCAAAGATGCAGAATTTGATAAAGTAATTgatcaaattgaaaaatttgaaagtaGATTATTTGCTCATCCATTACACGAAAAAGAAGATGTTGATGAactttataatcaatatttggAAAAAGACAAA gTGGATCGAGaacttttaaaatctaaaactgAATTAAAGAAAGCCAGATCACTCATGCAAATGGATGATCTCAAATGCAGAAAACGCATATTGAGGCGAATGGGCTACTGCACCGCTGGAGAAGTTATAGAAACTAAAGGAAGAATAGCATGTGAATTAAGcag tgCTGATGAATTATTAATgactgaattaatatttaatggtgTGTTCAATGATTTATCAGTACCTCAGACGGTGGCATTACTTAGTTGTTTTGTATGTGACGAAAAAAGTAATGAATTGCCCGCAAAAACTGCTGAATTAGCAGGGCCTTTAAGAAAAATGcag gaaCTTGCAAGAAAAATAGCTAAAGTTTGTAAAGATGCTAAATTAGATATTGAGGAAGATTCCTATGTTGAAGGctttaaaccatttttaatggaTGTTTGTTACGAGTGGTGTCGAGGTGctacattttatcaaatatgcCAAATGACTGATATATTTgaag GAAGTATAATACGAGCAATGAGACGTTTAGAAGAAATATTGAGACAATTAATCCAAGCATCCAAAAGTATTGGCAACACTGACCTTGAAAATAAATTCAGTGAATCTGTTAAGATTGTTAAAAGAGATATTGTATTTGCAGCCAgtctttatttataa
- the LOC132943666 gene encoding glucosidase 2 subunit beta-like: MTEMENLYLIITICCGIFTVINCTSIVKPRGIAFERASLYVPDKDFSCFDGSYIIPFSFVNDDYCDCPDASDEPGTSACPNGTFHCANAGHTSLVIPSSRVNDGICDCCDGSDEWANNLRKGTCDNTCEELGRAAREEAERVQKIFMAGHEIRAQLIAKGKELRLEKQNRITELFEVQRDAELAKNNTLYAKETAEEIEKSALEKYKIMNDEKKRQETGKEKLRHQNEAFEIFNQIDTNRNNKIEEEEVDAYSTFDQNNDGTVSQDEKDYFMENRKEISLEDFMLNGWSRLKQLILAENMDVKETEHPAADDVDNDRQLEEGEDQDENEDESESVEDEVKYTESEEFDESQYDEETKLIVEEAKQARNAFEEADRKFRDLQREVTHLQESLNKDFGPEDEFAALDGECYELSDREYVYKLCLFDQITQRSKNGGSEVRLGTWNSWIGEPKYRTMLYDSGQHCWNGPQRSTHVRLNCGLEPALLSATEPNRCEYAMDFVVPAVCVQHNERPSAPVTDAEHDEL; this comes from the exons ATGACTGAAATGGAAaacttgtatttaattattaccatATGTTGTGGTATATTCACAGTAATTAATTGTACAAGTATAGTGAAGCCTAGGGGAATCGCATTCGAAC gCGCTTCACTTTATGTACCCGACAAGGATTTTTCATGTTTTGATGGAAGTTATATAATTCCTTTTTCATTTGTAAATGATGATTACTGTGACTGCCCAGATGCTAGTGATGAACCGGGTACCTCAGCTTGTCCTAATGGCACATTCCATTGTGCCAATGCTGGTCACACGTCACTCGTCATACCATCATCTCGAGTAAATGATGGAATTTGTG ATTGTTGTGATGGCTCCGATGAATGGGCAAATAATTTAAGGAAAGGTACTTGCGATAACACATGTGAAGAACTTGGCCGAGCAGCAAGAGAAGAGGCAGAAagagtacaaaaaatatttatggctGGTCATGAAATCCGTGCTCAATTAATTGCTAAAGGAAAGGAACTCAGACTGGAAAAACAA aaTAGAATCACTGAACTTTTTGAAGTACAAAGAGATGCTGAACTcgctaaaaataatacattatatgctAAAGAAACAGCTGAGGAAATTGAAAAGTCtgcattagaaaaatataaaataatgaatgatgaaaaaaaaagacaagAAACTGGAAAAGAAAAACTAAGACACCAAAATGAagcttttgaaatatttaatcaaattgaTACAAATAGAAATaacaa aatTGAAGAGGAAGAAGTAGATGCATACTCTACTTTTGATCAGAACAATGATGGTACAGTTTCACAAGATGAAAAAGAT TATTTTATGGAAAACAGAAAAGAGATAAGCTTAGAAGACTTCATGTTAAATGGCTGGAGtcgtttaaaacaattaatacttGCTGAAAATATGGATGTAAAAGAAACAGAACACCCAGCAGCTGATGACGTAGACAATGATAGACAACTTGAAGAAGGAGAGGATCAAGATGAAAATGAAGATGAAAGTGAATCTGTAGAAGATGAAGTTAAATATACAGAGTCTGAAGAATTTGATGAATCACAGTATGATGAAGAAACAAAACTAATAGTTGAAG aagcCAAACAAGCACGTAATGCATTTGAAGAAGCTGATAGGAAATTTAGAGATTTACAACGTGAAGTAACTCATTTACAAGAATCCCTAAATAAAGATTTTGGTCCAGAAGATGAATTTGCAGCTCTAGATGGAGAATGCTATGAACTTTCTGACCGTGaatatgtgtataaattatgtctTTTTGATcaa ataactCAACGATCCAAAAATGGTGGATCTGAAGTAAGATTGGGTACTTGGAACAGTTGGATCGGTGAACCGAAATACCGTACTATGTTATATGATAGTGGACAACACTGTTGGAATGGTCCTCAAAGATCTACTCAT GTACGTTTAAATTGTGGCTTGGAACCAGCATTGCTCTCAGCTACAGAACCAAATCGTTGTGAATACGCTATGGACTTTGTTGTGCCAGCTGTTTGTGTACAACACAACGAGAGGCCTTCAGCACCTGTAACAGATGCTGAAcatgatgaattataa